A region from the Salvia splendens isolate huo1 chromosome 15, SspV2, whole genome shotgun sequence genome encodes:
- the LOC121767970 gene encoding F-box/kelch-repeat protein SKIP11-like, with translation MLQGKHCLVSRDYHPMTRESDRRMTYRAEKAEGKRHLERKDDEEDDVVQKVPKHLGDQVDTELSLGGIFKSVSGQSSNQGHAGIDSDSSSLIADIGLDNVISCFVRLSRANYGSIALLNRSFRSLVRSGELYKLRQKRGVVEHWVYFSCMLNEWEVFDPIRRHWMHLPSISYNNVFVFSDKESLAVGTELLVFGRNLMSYVIYRYSLLTNAWTTGMQMNKPRCLFGSASLGEIAILAGGSDSNANPLNYAELYNSDTGRWTMLPSMKKARKSCSAVFMDGKFYVIGGTGAGLTHLSCGEVYDLKNGTWTEILNISPIQEAPSTVVSEAPPLIAVVKNELYAADYAVREVKKYNKEGEVWITLGKFPERAGSTRGWGIAFKACGDRLIFVGGPHVLNGNLIEVYSWVPGEGPLQWDVLGRKEADGFVYNCAVMGC, from the coding sequence ATGTTGCAAGGCAAGCATTGTTTGGTCTCAAGGGACTATCATCCGATGACGAGGGAAAGCGATAGGCGTATGACCTACAGGGCTGAAAAGGCCGAGGGAAAGCGCCATTTGGAAAGAAAAGATGACGAGGAGGATGACGTGGTCCAAAAGGTGCCCAAGCATTTGGGAGATCAAGTAGACACCGAATTGTCTCTTGGTGGGATCTTTAAGTCGGTTTCTGGCCAATCGAGCAACCAGGGACACGCTGGCATTGATTCAGATTCTAGCTCATTGATTGCTGACATTGGTTTGGATAACGTGATTAGTTGTTTCGTACGGTTATCTCGAGCTAATTATGGCTCGATTGCATTATTGAACCGGAGTTTCCGGTCTCTTGTCCGTAGTGGGGAGCTGTATAAATTAAGGCAGAAAAGAGGGGTAGTCGAGCATTGGGTTTACTTTTCGTGCATGCTGAACGAATGGGAAGTCTTTGACCCTATACGGCGCCATTGGATGCATTTGCCAAGTATTAGTTATAATAATGTCTTTGTGTTTTCTGATAAGGAATCCTTGGCTGTTGGGACTGAGCTTCTTGTTTTCGGAAGGAATCTCATGTCGTACGTTATCTATCGATACAGTTTGTTGACAAACGCGTGGACCACGGGAATGCAAATGAACAAGCCTAGGTGTTTGTTTGGGTCTGCTAGCCTCGGAGAAATCGCCATATTAGCTGGCGGTTCTGACTCAAATGCAAATCCCCTCAACTATGCGGAGTTATACAATTCTGATACGGGAAGGTGGACGATGCTTCCAAGCATGAAGAAAGCAAGAAAAAGTTGTTCTGCAGTTTTCATGGATGGAAAGTTTTATGTTATTGGAGGAACAGGAGCCGGATTAACGCATCTCTCATGCGGAGAGGTATATGATTTGAAAAATGGGACTTGGACGGAGATTCTCAACATATCGCCCATTCAGGAAGCCCCATCAACAGTTGTGTCCGAGGCACCACCTCTGATTGCTGTTGTGAAAAATGAGTTGTATGCTGCAGATTATGCTGTTAGGGAGgtgaaaaaatataataagGAGGGTGAGGTTTGGATCACCCTTGGAAAGTTTCCGGAACGTGCTGGTTCTACGCGCGGTTGGGGCATAGCATTCAAAGCTTGTGGCGACCGTCTTATTTTCGTTGGTGGTCCTCATGTTCTTAATGGGAATTTAATTGAAGTGTATTCATGGGTTCCGGGTGAAGGGCCTCTACAGTGGGATGTGCTTGGCCGGAAGGAAGCTGATGGTTTTGTCTATAATTGTGCTGTGATGGGATGCTGA